The DNA sequence CCCAGCTCAAATTTGAAGGGGTGAAGCCACCTCAGAACCTGGGATTACCCCAAAACCTGAACGCGACCGCAAACACACGCCGCCTGCAACTCCGGCAGCAGTTCAACCAGCAGTTTCGACAGGGACGCCGTAAGGCACAGACGGAAACCTTCGATGCTTCGTTTCAGCAGGCTTCCAAATTGATGGCCCGCAAATCGTTCTTCGAGAAAACACCTGACGCCAACGACCTGGAACGCTACGGCAAACATGATTTTGGCCGGAACTGCCTCCTGGCAAGAAAGCTCCTGGAGAATAATGCCACCTGTGTCAAAGTGACCCATCATGGATACGACTCTCATGCTGAAAATTTCAATTTTCATCTTGAGCAGCTCGGGGAATTCGACAAAACATTTTCCATGCTGCTCGATGATCTGCATGAGCGAGGCATGCTGGAGAGTACGCTGGTGATGGTCTATTCCGAATTCGGCCGAACACCGAAAATCAACGTCCGCTACGGACGTGATCACTGGGGAACTGCGTGGTCGATCGCCCTGGGAGGTTGTGGTGTTCAACCGGGAGCCATTATTGGTAAGACCAACGAAAAAGGGACTGCCGTCGCAGATCGCGAAGTCGACGCCGGCCACCTGTTTCATACCTATCTGCAGGCACTGGGCATTGATTCGACCCGCGACCATGAGATCGGCGGACGTTCGATTCCCATCGGTGATCCCACCACACAACCCATTAAGGAGTTGTTAGCATGAAGCCGCAACAGACCACCGAACCACTTGTTGCCTCCAAACCGGTAATTGACTACAACGCCGTCGATCCGGTGCTGACCCACCAGACGGCTGAGTTCAAGCATAAATTCCCTCTGACCTCCTGTAAGGTGGATCCCACCGGAACTCATCTGGTGGCGGGAGCTGAAGATCTGGAAATTCAGGTCTGGAACTTAGAGACCAAGGCTCAGAGAACACTCAAAGGGCATACCAGTTGGGTGCGTTGTTTTGATTTTTCCCAGGATGGAAAAACTCTCTTTTCAGCCTGTTGGGGAGGAGAGATTAAAGCCTGGAATCTGACGGTTGCAGAACCCAAACCTACCTTGAGCATACAGGCGCATCAGGGTTCGGCTCGCTGGGTCCGGATATCCCCTGATCAGACAAAACTGGCAACCTGTGGAAATGATCTGCTCGTGAAAGTCTGGAACGTCAGTGATGGCAAATTACTGCATTCCTTTGCCGGACACGAACGACATGTTTATGCAGTCGATTTCCATCCGGATGGTCAACAGCTGGCCTCTCAGGATCTGATGGGCACCATTCACGTCTGGGATTTGCAGACCGGGAAGAAAGTACGCAGCATCGATGCCGGCGTCATGACCGGGTACGATAACAAATTTGCCGCAGATATGGGCGGCGCCCGCGATTTCAAGTTCAGTACCGATGGCAGCGAACTGGCCAGTGCGGGGATTACAAAAGTCGTGAACTCCTTTGCTGGAGTCCAGGATCCCATCATCGTGTTGTTCGACTGGAAGTCCGGAAAAGCCAAAGCACAACTCAAGCCAGATAAAACATTCCAGGGTATCGCCTGGGGGGTACGTTTTCATCCGGAGAACTTCCTGATTGGCGCTGGTGCCAACAGGAGCGGTAAAGGCGAACTCTGGTTCAGAAAGCCGGGTGAAGAAGAGTTCTTCCACACCATGAAGCTTTCAACTGCAGCACGGGGGCTGGACCTGTTCCAGGATGGCAGGCACCTGGCCGTCGCGCATTCAGATGGGGCGGCACGCGTTTATCGCATGACCGAAAAACAACCCGTCTAGAACACCAATACACGGTGACGGATCTTCCTTCTCGAAGATTAACTGTAGTTAAACGCGCGACAGCTGACTGAAAATACTCCGAGATAGACCACTCTGACTTTCAACAAAGGACGATCATGAATCGACTGAACCTGTCTGCTTTCCTGGTACTGACCCTGCAGGTCAGTCTGATGTTGAATCTTTGTCAGTTGGGGCTTCATGCGGGGGATACACCACCGTGGGCAGTTCTGAAAGCGGCTCCCGATCAAAGCCCCTTACCAGGCACGCAGCAGTTAACCGATCAGAGTGACCTGAGTGCTAAAATGATAAAAGGCATTGATCAGTTCCTGTTAAAACAGATCGCTTTGGCGGCGGAGAATCGAGCCGAGACTTGGCAACGCGATTTCAGTTCCCCTGCCGCTTACGAAAAGTCCATCGCCCCTCAGAAACAGGAGCTGATAAGAATCCTGGGGCTGTCAGATCCGATGGTTTCAGGTCGTTTTTCTTACCTGGAAACTGCTCCTCAAAAAATCGCAAATGACTTTGAGATTTATGAAGTGAGCTGGCCGGTTCTCGATGATCTGCAGGGGGCCGGGTTACTGCTGGTTCCCTCGGGGAAGATCCGCGGAGACATCATTGCGGTGCCTGAAGCGTCTCAGACACCGGAGGACCTGATCTACTCAAAGCAGCCGGGGGGCAGCTACGCTCAGCAACTGGCTCGCTCCGGGTTTCGTGTGCTGATTCCGACTTTGATCAATCGTGAACTCAACAAATGGAATCTGAGTCAGCGGGAATGGCTTCATCGGGCAGCGTTCGAACTGGGACGGACTCTGGCGGGTTATGAAGTTCAGAAAATCCAGGCAGGCGTAAAACTGCTCCAGCAGACCAGCGCGGACTCCTCTCGTCCAGTGGGAATTATTGGCTGGGGAGAAGGAGGGCGACTGGCTCTCTACGCAGCTGCGTTGGATTCTGAAATTGATGTCGCTGCCGTCTGTGGTTATTTTGGTCCCCGTGAAAATCTCTGGCAGGAACCAGCGGACCGTAATGTATTCGGTTTACTTAATTCTCTGGGCGATGCAGAGATTGCCAGTCTGGTGGCACCTCGCTCTTTGATTATCGAGAATGGAACCTGTCCAGAATACGGTTATCGCACGACCGCAGAGGGGAATCTGGAGGTCATTGACGATCACTATCCCAAAATGAAGGGAAAACCAGGCAAACTACTCGTCCCCAGCCAACAAGAGGTTCGGGATGTATTCGCACATGCGCGTCAGTTTGTGGCTGAATTGAAGACTGAAACTCCCTGTCTCACATTGATTGAAGCGAATGAAACTGTTGGTGACAAAACGCTGCAGGCTTTGATTTCCAGCCTTGATACTGACGCGACACTCTCTACTGAAGTGAAACCATTCGAGTTGAAAACGCGCTCGTACGCGGCACAGCGACATGCCGGGCAACTGGCAGAAATTGAGAGACACAATCAGCGGCTGCTGCAACTGGCTTATGAGTCTCGCATCGATTTCATGCAGAATCTCAAGACTGGCTCTTTAGATGAATTTAAGAAAACAGTCGAACCATATCGTGATATTTTCAAGAAAGAAGTTGTGGGCGAATTTGCTCTGAATCTGCTGCCCGCCAATGCCCGAACTCGTAAGTATCAGGAAGGACCGCAGACCGTCAGCTATCAGGTTGAAATGGATGTGTTTCCTGATGTGACCGCATATGGAATTCTCACACTTCCCAAAGATCTCAAGCTGGATGGATCTGAGAAACGACCGGTCGTCGTGACCCAGCATGGTCTGGAAGGTCGCCCCCGGCACACGGTGGGAGAAGAAAAATATGCCGCTTATAAATCCTTCTCAACCCACCTGGCTGAACGGGGCTTTATTACGTTCGCGCCCCAGAATCCGTATATCCTGTTCGATCGTTTTCGGACCCTGCAGTTCAAGGCGCAATCAATTGGTCGGACTCTGTTCTCCATTGCGGTTCCGCAGCATCAGCAGATTACTGACTGGCTGAAAACACAGCCATTCGTCGACGGCAACCGAATCGGCTTTTATGGGATTTCCTATGGTGGAAAATCAGCCATGCGGATACCGCCACTCGTTGAAAATTATGCACTTTCGATCTGTTCAGCTGATTTTGGAGAATGGGTCTGGAAGAATGCAGCCACCGATCAACGGTCCCTGCGGTACAGCTATGTCAACAAAGGGGAATATGAAATCTTCGAATGGAATCTGGGGGGGACCTTCAACTATGCGGAAATGGCAGCCTTGATCTGTCCTCGGCCCTTCATGGTTGAACGCGGTCACTTTGATGGAGTCGAACCCGATGACCGGGTCGCCCAGGAATATGCCAAGGTACGTTTTCTGTATCAGGCGCAACTGGGGATCGGTGATCGAACCACGATTGAATGGATCAAAGGTCCGCATGCGATCCACGAACAGGGCGCTTATGATTTCCTGCACCAGCATCTCAACTGGCCAGAGCCCGAAAAGTCCGAGTGAAACTGACAGGCCTGCGATTTATTCATCTTTATCGTTGGTTGTATCTTGAGCGAGCAGATCCTGGACATGCAGCAGGACGGCGGCATCAGCCTTTACCGCAGATGAATCAAGCAACGCTTTTCGTTGAGCCGGAGAGAAGGAACCGTCCTCTTTTTGAGTTTTCGCAATCAGTCTTTGTGCCGTCTCACGTGGTGCGCTGTATTTTCCATCGCCGTTCACATCCAGGAAAATGGGATTGGTAATAGCCTGAGAAGCCTTGCCATAAGTTGTCCAGCCGGGCAGGGTAATACCATCTCCCAGTACAAACGCAACGACATAAGCGTCGTGAGGAGGGAGTTCCAGTGAAAAGGTCAGCGTCTGATCAGTTGGCTGTTTTGATTTCGTCTTGATGGTCTGGTGAGCAACTTGCTTTCCGTTCACATAGATCATTGCTTCGCGTGGTTGAACCCATGATGGGGAAGCGACTCGTAACGTTGCGGTCAGCTTTGAACCTGTTTTTTTATCAGCGTGGATGGCTTTCACAGGCACCATGTCTCCCATCTGATACTGTCCTTGCAGTTTCAGGTCTGCAAAGATTCCTGCTGATGCCACAGCCCGCCCCTGTGTGAAAGCAGCATACACTTCCCGGGGAACGATCTCAGAGACCTTGTCAGCTGTGCTTTTCAGGTATGTCCGAGCCTGTCCAACCGGATCATTCACGGTGTGGGAATCAGTGGCGCCGACAGCGGTCAGTCTGGAACCACGGTTCAGCAGTGACATCCAGTCTTCCAAAGCGTAGAAAAAATCGGGGATTTTATTCGCAGGCTGAACTACTTCATAACCGTTGAAGTTGAATTCAGGTCCCTCTCCCCGATTCCCCGTGCGTCGATTGAAACGAAACCGACCGAAAGGACCATCCGGAATACTGGGCCAGTAGGGATGGTTCAGGATAATGACCTCGGCTCCTTTGAGCCGCATGTCAGCGATCAGTTCACCCCAGTTATCATTCTCCAGAAACAGGGGATTACGTCCCTTCACGCCGCCGGGGACGGCCTTGGCCGGATCAAAGGGAAATGCTGTAAAATGTCCATTGCGGGTTGTGACTTCATCACCCGAAATCGCATGGAAGTGTGACTGTGTTCCCGTCGATTTCTGAAACGGATGGTAGTCCGAAATATGATTGTGATCGGTGGCTACAGCGACTTCGATTCCTTCGCCGGCGATTGTGATCATGCGTTCTTCGAATGTGGCATTACCGTGACCGCTGCCGGGTAAGGTATGGATATGGCTGTCACAGGCAATAAATCCCGTGGTGTCTACTTCACGTGAAATGACCATAGTATGTGACTGGGGCTGATCGTAATTTACGACGATCGACTGTTCATCGTATCCCCATTCCATCCCTCGCGTGGCGTACAGAGTATACTTTCCCGGGGGTAACTCAAATGTATCCCCAGTGCCTAGCGTATAAAGAATCCCAGGACGGACGGCAGTTGTCGGCTGACTCGCATTATAGAGGTAAGGCAGTTCACCAGATGCATTCACAATTGTCAGCCGTGCGGGAACAGGCTGACCTTCAGGCGTCTGGACCTTTACGGTCACGGCCCCCAGCTGCAACGCCTGCTTCAAAGGACGAGGATCCAAAACGAAATTACGTACAGCTGCAGGTTGGCCTTTGCCGGTAATCGCCAGTGTGTTTTCACCCGTTTTCAGAACCTCTGCTGGAACCGTATAGCCGACCCGCTGAAAACCGTCTGACTTTTTATCAGCCCCAACCTGGCGGGTGTTTGCTTCAAGACGCCCCAGGTCCTGGTCGTTGATGAAGACGTTCCAGTATCTACCGGAGCTTTGTTTCTGTAGCTTCAGGTCGAACAGCAAAGTAAATTCGGTTTGATTGGCGTTAGCAGAGAAAGCTATCTCATAAGCCTTTTTCCCTTCAACCTGATGCGACTTAGCATCAATGACAAGAGCCGGTTCAGCGGAGAGGAGTTCGCTGGTGAAAATGGCCGTGATGCAGATGGTCCATAGAATGAATGCTTTATGACGGGGCAGGTCCATGGAGGGAGAATCCTAATGAGTGTGCGAGTTACCAGGTGGGCGGGAGAATCAGAAGTATTCACAACAGGCATCATCTGTAATGAGAAGTGTGCCTGTTTGCAATCAGATTATAAACGACCAGTTGAAGAACTTCGCAGTGACCATGTGTGAATTTTCTGTGAACAGACTGAATTTCTCTGATGAGTGTCACCGTCGAGTAAAACAGCCTCAATCAATTACTTCAGATTTGTCTATGGATCGAACTCCAGGCATCAAAAAAATATTGTCAAAAGCGGTGGATTTCCGCGACGGGTTTACGTTTATTTCTTAGAGACTCTGAAAGGACGACTCGAGGTCTTGAGCCGTCCGGTTGATCAACTTTTTTGTAGGGCGGGCCTTCGTCAATACAAAAACAACCACGCGCCTGGTGACTGGTGAAGCGCCGTTCGTTCGAACTGTGCGCCAGTGGCCTCGCGCCTCAGGAGATCCCATCATGCTCTTTCGCAAAACCAATCATCAACGCAAGGCTTCTCGTAAATCTTCTCATGCCGCAGTCGTCGAGAACCTTGAAACCCGTCAACTGTTGTCCGCGGCGAATTCACTCATTACAGAGCCAGTCAATCATCAAAATTCGATGTCAGATACAACTCCCGAATATGCGTCGATCGACGGAACGGGAAATAATATCGACAACCCGGAACTGGGCAGTACCGGGACGCTACTGATCCGACTGGCTGAAGCCGCCTACAGTGATGGTCTGTCAACTCCCGCGGGAGAAGACCGGCCGAGCGCTCGGGAAATCAGTAATGTGATCGCAGCGGCAGACTCATCACAGACAAATTCCCGCTATCTGACTGATCTGTTCTGGGTTTGGGGACAGTTTATTGATCACGATATCACTCTGACTGAAGCCGCTCATGATGAATATGGTGACCCATTGGAATCATTTCCAATCGAGGTTCCGACAGGTGACCCCTACTTTGATCCTGACGGCTCTGGAGATAATGTGATCAGTCTGAATAGGAGTGCCTTTGAAGAGGACGAAAACGGCGTACGTCAGCAGATCAATCAGATTACGGCTTTCATTGACGGGTCGATGATCTACGGTTCTGATGCAGAACGGGCCGACCAGTTGAGAACTTTTAGTGGGGGGCAGCTGAAAACCAGCGATGGAGATCTATTGCCTTACGGAGATGATGGATTCTTTCTGGCGGGTGATATTCGGGCTAATGAAAACGTGGCCCTGACGTCAATGCATACTCTCTGGGTACGTGAACACAATCGAGTCGCAACTGAACTGTCGCTGGATAATCCCGACCTGACCGATGAAGAACTTTATCAGCAGGCGCGACAGATTGTAATCGGTGAATTGCAGGCGATCACGTTTAATGAGTATTTACCTGCTTTGTTCGGAGAAGATGCCATCAGTAAATACATGGGATACGATTCCGGTGTTGATCCCAGTATCGCGAACGAGTTTTCCAATGCCGCCTATCGTTACGGCCACACAATGCTGTCGTCTGAACTACTCCGGTTGGATGCAAATGGAGACGTTGCTGCCGAAGGGAATATCTCGCTGGTCAATGCCTTCTTTAACCCGGGAGAACTGGAAGCCAATGGGATTGATTCCCTGTTACGAGGCGCCTCAGTCAACCTGGCACAGGAAATTGACAATCAACTGGTGGATGATGTGCGAAACTTTTTGTTTGGCCCTCCCGGATCCGGTGGTTTTGATCTGGCATCGTTAAATATTCAGCGTGGACGAGACCATGGGCTGGCTGACTATAACGCGACCAGGGTTGCTTTGGGCCTGGAAGCAGTACAGAGTTTCTCAGATATCAGTTCCGATCCAGAAGTGGCAGCAAAACTGGAGGCCCTGTACGGCACGGTTGATAATATCGATCTCTGGGTAGGGGGACTGGCTGAAGATCATCTAC is a window from the Gimesia benthica genome containing:
- a CDS encoding DUF1501 domain-containing protein is translated as MKRNQGCHSLDHQIARRQFLAGAAGGAVCLGLSDLSAHAETVKSQHKRILQVYLQGGVSQLESWDPKPGTEFGGPFRAIPTSVPGMHISELLPHTAQRMHLLSIVRSINLKTNDHSQGRLFMEKGRRAGEYPYIGSIASKYLAPANSELPGYIHISTRGLSDATAAFLGAQHAQLKFEGVKPPQNLGLPQNLNATANTRRLQLRQQFNQQFRQGRRKAQTETFDASFQQASKLMARKSFFEKTPDANDLERYGKHDFGRNCLLARKLLENNATCVKVTHHGYDSHAENFNFHLEQLGEFDKTFSMLLDDLHERGMLESTLVMVYSEFGRTPKINVRYGRDHWGTAWSIALGGCGVQPGAIIGKTNEKGTAVADREVDAGHLFHTYLQALGIDSTRDHEIGGRSIPIGDPTTQPIKELLA
- a CDS encoding WD40 repeat domain-containing protein produces the protein MKPQQTTEPLVASKPVIDYNAVDPVLTHQTAEFKHKFPLTSCKVDPTGTHLVAGAEDLEIQVWNLETKAQRTLKGHTSWVRCFDFSQDGKTLFSACWGGEIKAWNLTVAEPKPTLSIQAHQGSARWVRISPDQTKLATCGNDLLVKVWNVSDGKLLHSFAGHERHVYAVDFHPDGQQLASQDLMGTIHVWDLQTGKKVRSIDAGVMTGYDNKFAADMGGARDFKFSTDGSELASAGITKVVNSFAGVQDPIIVLFDWKSGKAKAQLKPDKTFQGIAWGVRFHPENFLIGAGANRSGKGELWFRKPGEEEFFHTMKLSTAARGLDLFQDGRHLAVAHSDGAARVYRMTEKQPV
- a CDS encoding dienelactone hydrolase family protein, which encodes MNRLNLSAFLVLTLQVSLMLNLCQLGLHAGDTPPWAVLKAAPDQSPLPGTQQLTDQSDLSAKMIKGIDQFLLKQIALAAENRAETWQRDFSSPAAYEKSIAPQKQELIRILGLSDPMVSGRFSYLETAPQKIANDFEIYEVSWPVLDDLQGAGLLLVPSGKIRGDIIAVPEASQTPEDLIYSKQPGGSYAQQLARSGFRVLIPTLINRELNKWNLSQREWLHRAAFELGRTLAGYEVQKIQAGVKLLQQTSADSSRPVGIIGWGEGGRLALYAAALDSEIDVAAVCGYFGPRENLWQEPADRNVFGLLNSLGDAEIASLVAPRSLIIENGTCPEYGYRTTAEGNLEVIDDHYPKMKGKPGKLLVPSQQEVRDVFAHARQFVAELKTETPCLTLIEANETVGDKTLQALISSLDTDATLSTEVKPFELKTRSYAAQRHAGQLAEIERHNQRLLQLAYESRIDFMQNLKTGSLDEFKKTVEPYRDIFKKEVVGEFALNLLPANARTRKYQEGPQTVSYQVEMDVFPDVTAYGILTLPKDLKLDGSEKRPVVVTQHGLEGRPRHTVGEEKYAAYKSFSTHLAERGFITFAPQNPYILFDRFRTLQFKAQSIGRTLFSIAVPQHQQITDWLKTQPFVDGNRIGFYGISYGGKSAMRIPPLVENYALSICSADFGEWVWKNAATDQRSLRYSYVNKGEYEIFEWNLGGTFNYAEMAALICPRPFMVERGHFDGVEPDDRVAQEYAKVRFLYQAQLGIGDRTTIEWIKGPHAIHEQGAYDFLHQHLNWPEPEKSE
- a CDS encoding CehA/McbA family metallohydrolase, translated to MDLPRHKAFILWTICITAIFTSELLSAEPALVIDAKSHQVEGKKAYEIAFSANANQTEFTLLFDLKLQKQSSGRYWNVFINDQDLGRLEANTRQVGADKKSDGFQRVGYTVPAEVLKTGENTLAITGKGQPAAVRNFVLDPRPLKQALQLGAVTVKVQTPEGQPVPARLTIVNASGELPYLYNASQPTTAVRPGILYTLGTGDTFELPPGKYTLYATRGMEWGYDEQSIVVNYDQPQSHTMVISREVDTTGFIACDSHIHTLPGSGHGNATFEERMITIAGEGIEVAVATDHNHISDYHPFQKSTGTQSHFHAISGDEVTTRNGHFTAFPFDPAKAVPGGVKGRNPLFLENDNWGELIADMRLKGAEVIILNHPYWPSIPDGPFGRFRFNRRTGNRGEGPEFNFNGYEVVQPANKIPDFFYALEDWMSLLNRGSRLTAVGATDSHTVNDPVGQARTYLKSTADKVSEIVPREVYAAFTQGRAVASAGIFADLKLQGQYQMGDMVPVKAIHADKKTGSKLTATLRVASPSWVQPREAMIYVNGKQVAHQTIKTKSKQPTDQTLTFSLELPPHDAYVVAFVLGDGITLPGWTTYGKASQAITNPIFLDVNGDGKYSAPRETAQRLIAKTQKEDGSFSPAQRKALLDSSAVKADAAVLLHVQDLLAQDTTNDKDE
- a CDS encoding peroxidase family protein — protein: MLFRKTNHQRKASRKSSHAAVVENLETRQLLSAANSLITEPVNHQNSMSDTTPEYASIDGTGNNIDNPELGSTGTLLIRLAEAAYSDGLSTPAGEDRPSAREISNVIAAADSSQTNSRYLTDLFWVWGQFIDHDITLTEAAHDEYGDPLESFPIEVPTGDPYFDPDGSGDNVISLNRSAFEEDENGVRQQINQITAFIDGSMIYGSDAERADQLRTFSGGQLKTSDGDLLPYGDDGFFLAGDIRANENVALTSMHTLWVREHNRVATELSLDNPDLTDEELYQQARQIVIGELQAITFNEYLPALFGEDAISKYMGYDSGVDPSIANEFSNAAYRYGHTMLSSELLRLDANGDVAAEGNISLVNAFFNPGELEANGIDSLLRGASVNLAQEIDNQLVDDVRNFLFGPPGSGGFDLASLNIQRGRDHGLADYNATRVALGLEAVQSFSDISSDPEVAAKLEALYGTVDNIDLWVGGLAEDHLPGSSMGETFTSIIVDQFQRLRDGDRFWYQNIFSGDVLKEIHDTTLADVIERNSEVSGLQENVFFAPSVLQIDLADFGSNDVTIRERNGNLEVIDNRTRTVISSQSLEGIERLMLTGSHHEPQQITIANLSSAILPGGMVVESGRSHSDTLVLNGTSQSDSIAVNASSVEISGLQVEYIGLERIVLQGMDANDTIAVAGGLEVDVSILDHQHRDRHHERRGDQDHLMAKRDNHHPRQEPVRNVRGDSMDPGMIVLDQVFASSELDQILDQSPKRRRR